The sequence below is a genomic window from Nostoc flagelliforme CCNUN1.
TAATCCCCCGCCTGCGGGGAGGGGAGACAAAGCGTAGCTTTGGCGGGGTGGGGTTATTGAGGTTTAATAAGTAATAAAGCGGACATGATATTACTCCTAATTAGAAGCGAATGCGCGTCTATAGCTGAAACAAAAAATATTTATGAGTTTTTGTATGCGTACATTCTTTGATTCGTTTACTCCCTTATTTCAGTATCTCCGTACTTGGACAGCAATAGGTCTGCTACTTTTGGTTGTTATCTGGTCATTTCCTGCACAAGCTGCTAGCCGCATTGATCCGCAACTGGAACAGCAAGTATTACAAATTATCCGCGAACATCCAGAGGTAATTATCGAATCTGTTCAAACTTATCAGCAGCAACAACAACAGAAACTCAAGCAAGCACAGCAAGCATTTTTACAGGATTTAAAGACGAATCCTCAAACAGTAATTGGTGAGTCTCCCACCACAGGTTCAGCTCAATCAAAAAGTGTGCTAATAGAATTTTCAGATTTTCAATGTCCCTACTGTGCTGAGGCGCATCAAAGATTGAAAGAATTGTTAGCAAAGTATCCAGATAAACTAAGATTAGTTTACAAGAATTTTCCACTAACTTCAATTCATGCTGAAGCATTGCCAGCTGCAACAGCGGCTTGGGCGGCATATCAGCAAGGCAAATTTTGGGAATATCATGATGCGCTATTTACTAATCAAAAGCAACTAGGTCAGGCGTTATATTTAGATATTGCTAAAAAACTCAAATTAGATTTAGGTAAATTTAAACGCGACCTTACTCTTGCTACTCCCGCACTTACAAAAGATATTCAACTAGCTGAAAAATTGGCTGTTTCTGGCACACCTTTTTTTATAATTAATAGTCCCACTTTTTCAGGAGTG
It includes:
- a CDS encoding DsbA family protein; this translates as MRTFFDSFTPLFQYLRTWTAIGLLLLVVIWSFPAQAASRIDPQLEQQVLQIIREHPEVIIESVQTYQQQQQQKLKQAQQAFLQDLKTNPQTVIGESPTTGSAQSKSVLIEFSDFQCPYCAEAHQRLKELLAKYPDKLRLVYKNFPLTSIHAEALPAATAAWAAYQQGKFWEYHDALFTNQKQLGQALYLDIAKKLKLDLGKFKRDLTLATPALTKDIQLAEKLAVSGTPFFIINSPTFSGVVQLADIESILTSAK